DNA from Onthophagus taurus isolate NC chromosome 2, IU_Otau_3.0, whole genome shotgun sequence:
AGTATCCATTTATACATAATACATTATACTTTTCATCGAACAGAAATTTTTACAACCATTTAGAGTATATTATGTAATAGATCTTTTAAGGTTTCCCTCAAAAGATTAAGTGTAggtaaatttagttttgtcttgtttattcaaaattaaactgttattaaaatagaaacaattataatttacaaaagaAGTTGATCACCTTCCAATTAAAGTGATGACCCCATTTAAGTTACATTTTCCATCCCAGTATGGTATAGGGACAAAGAGAACGTTACAGATTCTCGGCAAACttcaaatatgaaaaaacGTCTGATCAGACATTCACCTATCGCTAAGAACGCTATTACAGCCAGCGTTAATTATTATGTAGTCGTTCGTGCAAACCCGAACACAAATCATTCACGTCACAGATAACTTCATACATACCAGCATATTAATATTAGGCTTgaaaataatacttaaatgGAAGATGTCATAAAAGCGCTGTTGTACAAATTCACTGTCGATTCTGTCGAAAATGAGTAATCAGACGAGTCGATCAAGATTCTTAGGATGAAACACCAACAAGATCTCCttgtatttgtatttttgtttctaaCGCAGagtaatcttaaaaatttagaaatacttgggttgttttgaaaaatccatttctaACGACTCTTGAGTCACTAAATTCTAAACTGTGTTTCAAATGGTTACAGCTAATGCTGGCGTCTTTGATTTTGTCAATAGATTTACAAGTATATGCAGTCTCAGCTTCTTATTGATGCATTCAGTCTAAATCGTATCTTTTTTCAAGCTACTTCAAAGAGATAACTTCATATTTATTGTCATACTTTTAACAGTctctattttttgttgtttaagaAGAAACATGAAGCAATGACATATTATCATCGGTTGATTAAAACTTacattaactttaataatacaggcgatataaaagatttaaacaatattttaaatcttccTATATTATACACTTTCATAAACTTTCTTCAGCTTTGTTGTATCCATGATGTATAGATAGACTTTGGAAGTTATTACGAGAATGTGTGGTCGATCGCCAAAAAGGACAACGGACGTGCGGTCTCGTTTTGTTCCATTCAATCTCATGCGAATTTAACGGACAATAAACTGCGTAAAATTGCCCGGCGTTACGCTCTCCTTGTATCGATGATATAAATTCGCCCGCAAAGTGTGAAAAATGTCGATCATTTAAGATTTATCAATCGGCGTCATCGTTGCCGCCGCCGATGAAGTTAATCGACTATTTTATGGATTTACAACATATTTAAAGGAATTTGTtaacatattattaatttgattttttttttgtttttcagataaatcaaaacaaaaatttaaataatgcaAATCCTAAAAACATGAATTTAATCAATGATCTTGAAAAAGATAGTGACTGAATCTGTGTGATGTGACGCTACTGGATAcctgtttattaaataacgtGCAATAATTTACGCCAAACTTAGAAATAATCGTTTAGAATAAATATAATGCTCAATGATAAAACATCCTCGAAAGAGGAATTAAAGCTCATGAAGAAATATGTTCCTGTACCGAAACAATTACATGCCAATGTCTAACGAAACATCTTCAGATGGTTACGCATCCCCTCGAGTTTCCAGTCCAGAAAATTCTTACACGTACACATTGTCGAGTCCAAGAAATTCGGAAAGCAGTATGTCGTCACAACCTTACATTCCGAATTGTTATAAACAAGGTGATTCGTGGAGTCGGCAGCAATATTACGGGGAGAATAACAACGTTTATCTCAAgtacgaatataataaatataaaagagaAGATTCGAATATGAATAGTTATTcgcaaaattattataaatccaATTTGGATAATAAGTATAGTTCGAAGAATAGTAATAAGGAGCCGAAGAAAAGCGTTCCACCGCAAGGCGGTCTTGAGATAATGAGAAAAAGACGATTAGCAGCAAATGCTAGAGAAAGGAGGAGGATGAACAGTTTAAATGACGCTTTTGATAGGTTAAGAGATGTTGTGCCCTCTTTGGGAAATGATAGAAAactatcaaaatttgaaacGCTGCAGATGGCACAAACTTATATAGCAGCTCTTCACGAACTCCTACAGAGGGATTAGGATATTGTtgagtattatttatttaagtttttaatacaatactttgtttaagttttttttttaattattattttgctattttcaAAGCGTTGTGATTTTAACGTATTAAGAggacgatgatttttttttcgtaaatATGAACCTAATGCTTCGATAATAACcgttttcaagaaaaagtaataataatctttatctATAGATAAAGTTTCTCTTATtacattttacaataattgcaTATCAAATTTCTTACGGAtcttaaacttttaattaagtttaccTATGAAATTTAATACGTAGTTGttatgataaattaataaaggaaaagtTGTTGTACTGGTTGAAAGTAACGTTTAAATTTACAAGGTGAAAGTCGACGCTATAATTATTCTAGACAAAAGACAGTTTtcataagttattttaaagttatgatcagaaaatcaaaattatctttgtgctttcaaggtataatttaaaatcctCTTTGACTTTGTAGGTTTGAAGCTTTACTCATGAACTTTGACAAATTTCTCGTGTTGAACAGTGTTATTATTAAGCATTAAAcccataatttaaaaaaatcatcgtccTGGAACTGTGTGCAATATTTTCTCTAtcacttaattattatttatcattgATAATTATATAAGACGATATcattaaaactataaaactTTCGAAAACGcttaaaaacaataacattgatcgacaaaaatgaaattttaatttgtcacATCAACTTCTTAAgcattttttactttattttgattCCCTAAAGTGGAAAAAAGGTGTAGAAAAAATTTGctacccatattttttttgtggcaAGAACTTGACTGagattttatttacaattaaactaaaaaatatgtttcttaaaactaaaagttaagATTTTCTGTAGTATTTGACTTGAGGCTGATCTATGGACACAAAAATCTGCCAACATACGATCGATACTCGATCTACCTTGTTACCGTTATTCTGATATCCTGAAATAACCTGATGAAAcctttttccatattcttctCAGGAAAGAAGTCGAGATGGGAGTGTAGAAAGTGTATTTTGAGTGACAGATCAGTATCAGATCTTTGCAGTTACTTGCTTTATGGTTTCCCAAAAATTTTGGACTCAACTTTTCTTCGAATATGTTATCTTTAAACAATTGCCTGATCTTGAGGTTCGACGAAAATTCCTTCCTTTATTTTTGCGTCCCTAATTTTAGGAAACTTTTTTTCAAGTAGAAGAGAGTTGGGTAAAACAGGATACTTGAtcttcgataatttttttccaaagaaaattttttaatgatttctttCTTTACAGTTTAGCACTGCTTTTGctctttctaaataaatcaattctcTTGTGATTTGGTAATAGATGTAGCGGTCATAAAACTAAGTAAACTAAGGCAACCACTATTTTATTTGCAAAAATCGCATAAATACTCTTAATCCAGCCGTCATCTGATTTGGAGTTTAAGTAAAGTTCCGTACAAACTCAGAATATTCCTGAACAGCAAGTCTATTAAAGCTAATATCTCGTGCAAGCGATGTTGACTCAGGATGTCTACTTACAAAACCATATTACCAGgatttacctttttttttttttcttattctgATTGAATGCTAATATTCTGACGACATGTAGTATGAAACCAAATAATTGTGccttcataaaaaaactttcttcaTATTCTGGAGAGAATGTTGCTGTCTGACTCAATTGTTTCTTCGATGACTCTGcggtaaatttatttcttatttcttttaactCTAGCTTCAAGAGTTACCCCATTTTACCCTCTAATACTTCCTCCACAGCTTGGTGGCCCAACTACCTGTTGTAACCAACTAtgcatttcaaaataaatgattatttcTCGGtaagaaaacattattttctccagGAGTAATATGCTTTGGGTAGTCTTTCTTGCAGCACCAATTTCACGTTTTTGTAAGTTTCGTTCATACCGGAAGCATATGCTACCGGAAGTGAGGAAAATCTATTTCCGTTATGCAACAGTACAggttttaaattgatttttgacgaaTCTATAAACAAACGCCAATCTTGTAGTTCAAATCGAAAAGAATCGAAACATGGCACACCTTTGTATCTGGATGAAGTAAATTCCGTTCTTTTAATCTTGATTTTAATAGAGCAGACCgcttttttgacaattttcaGTTGCCAACCCTATCGTTAAAATCAGCTTAAGTTACTAAATAAGATGTTTTACTATCAAGTACATAGGTTGGATCATTAATTTAATCTGCAATTGTACTACATGAAGATTATTGACTCACTACATACATAGCAAAAACTGTTAAGATGAATGATACACTTCCTTCGCATGTTGAGAAACTAACACTGTAAATTATAAGTGATTGTCACAAGAAATCTGTGGGTGACAGTaacaaagtaatttattttgtagtgAGCTTATGTAGTAAAGTAATAATTAGCATTAAGAATCTGTGTGACAAAAACGTTGTCGATTAGTgtaattgttaatatttttgtgttgtaCAAAAACGATGCATATACAGATAAATTACCAACTATTTATTTCTACAATGTTGTCCCATAAATTTCTGAATTTTAATAGCATTGAATAGAAAATCTTGTGTGAATTATTCTCGAATAAggaaatcatttctttaaatgtGTGTTGTAATTATTCAAGTTTTTGCGATGTGATGATGATGATCAAGCTTTCACGCGGCGTTAACCAAATTCGTTTGCTTTATTCAAAATAGAAACGCGTTGCGAATTAGAATTATGCATTTGCTTAGATAAAAGTAAACAACAACTTTAAGATTCCCTTCGGGGCTAACGATCGCCGTCTTTAATTAATAGGTGGGATAAATAATAGCTCAATCATGGTTTAGTGCGATGGAACGGTACACGGTCGATTTGTACGGAGACCCGCGGTCAAACGGTGAATGCGGTGTTATAGAGAGACGAGAAGAAAAATTATCGctaatttttattgcaccgGACGTCTATAAACTCTTATTAGATTTAATAACACCTAATCGACGCGCAATCCCAACtaggaaatttaatttcgcTCCGTTTAACATCGCCTCAATCCTGGAAACGCTTCGGTTTACCACGATCTcaactactttcaaaatacttttaaaaatacgtCTTTACCTTTAACTGTATTATATCCAGTTGAattgtttacaatttttatttaactcttatcaataattaaaagaaaaaataaataattataatgattAGTCAATTTCAAAGCAatttatttaagtaatttgTGGTGATATACAATTATGTACGGTTACACGCAATAAAATTAGTTACGATTAGGCGTTTAGTTGAAACTTGGTCTCTTCTACATCACGACAGTACTTTCTCGTAGGAAACACTAAAACGAATATCTACCAACTCTAAAATTTACGTGGTAGTAAAAATAATGACCACTAACCGGCGTGTATACCGACGATTATATTTGAATATTAACGGGCACATCCGCATTCGTTAATAAGTTTATTACAACGTTAGATAACGCggtcactttttgattttaaccGATATAtttgatcacaaaaataaTGTGATTTCCGTGATCTTTACACGAATACaaattaaatagataaattaataCTAATCAGTGAAGAAGAACTTTACCGTTTAGATTAAATAGACACGCaagaaacttttttatttcaattaatatctCGTTATAGTTAACCTTTTCCGTTCTTAAATCTTCGCATAAAACGTGCCAACGACCTAACTATAACATCTAATAGTGTAAGGAGAAATAAATTAGTAAACGTTATTCCAAATTATACAGTTTAATACCCCATTTCCTCCTCTCATAATAAAAGATGGAAAAATCTTCTCACGATTGAGAGCAATAATCTGGAAGATGTTCACAAGCTTAACCCGCGCCGTCACTTCTTGACAGCTCATGTCAAACCTCCTCCTTCTTTTTTAGCCCAGTCCATACTTCACCGTAGTAGTGTATTTCTCTGTCCATTAGACCGTCATTATAATAATAGAAGTCCCCCAGTTAGTGGTCCGCTGTTCACATACTTtctgtcaatttttttcttattcatttttttttgtttatttcttttggTTCTCCCTCATTCTTCCGCCGCGTTCGCGTAGATAATGACAATAATATAACCGGCGAGATGTAACGTTACGGAGTTCTATTTAATATAAGCTTTGTAATCATCATTATGAAGTGGGCGCTCTTCAACGACGACCAACGAAAGCGCTTCATAAAACTTTGTAAGCGATAAAATGACTCAATTGCTCCGTATAATTTATTCATTCGCTATATACCGTTAAGGCTATCGGTAgcctttaattttaatggcTACGTTATTAATACCATCAAATAAATAACCCGAGTTAGATTTATCGTTTACAAAAGGTATACAGTGGAAAACTGGTCAACTTTACTGCTTTAGTGTGTGGCTTAAGTGAGGGGGGCAAATTTATTTGTCggctataaataattattttctaatttgtATGGTAggtttaaatgtaaattccaggaatttaaaaaaaaaggttgcaaacggtttttttgttattaaaaaaaccaataaattcattataaacaatttttagaagATAATAtgctaattaaaatttacatatgttgataatgtattttatattaatttataagtgTGGTTAATGGaagaaaaatacaaaccaTAACCTAAATTATAGATAACCTAAACCGCGATAATATTTTGACTATTATTAACACATCCTGAAagcaattaaaagtttttgacatattggacgaaaattaattagttatcCTCAgcaaccatttttttttattcattataaaTCTTCATGACATGAATTTCATTACCAGACCCAAAACTTCTATTGGTTCATTTTTTCATATGGTTCATTTTCTGTTGTGGATAGATTTGCAAGATCTACGTTAGTTCTACACTTCAAagcaatatatattttatctgGATTGATATCGAAACTTCTACTTGCTATAATACCCTGGTATTTGATACCTATTTAGCTTATCATAATAATTTCCAGCGGCGTCCAGTTCTATTACCGCCTTTCTCTTGATACGAATACATCCTGATCCGGCATCCAAATAAAAACGCATCTTGTTCCTATTTTTGACAACACATATATTCTTTGTCCGTATCACTTTTCTAACAGATTCATAATTTCATGACAAATAAGCATTGTATATGGAAACAATTAAGTGTTTTTGAGATAGTTCCCGAGGTCACTTGCGACCGAGACGCTACAACTAAGATCGTCAAACTTTAAACATCAaagtattataatttaatcCATCATGATTTATACATATACCTATAGTTATCCAAAAGTTTAtcaatatttctttaaatacttCCAATATGGTCTGTTGCAGAAAGATCAAATTTAGCAAACAGTACATTGTTATCATAAGACACCATTTAAAAGCAGTTTTGAAAATATCCAACTACAGGATCAACACAGGGTGAAAAATTTCTCAATCGAAGATTACccaatagaaaaaaaattctaaacattAACAGATGTTCGAATGAGATGTAAAACAGGTAAATTAGGTTGTGCAATCACTGGTTAGTTTGATCACTCGAACTTGAAAAAAACATTATGAATTTTGTACATTTCAACATATCCAAAAGTGCGGCGCGACACGTCCAGCACTTGTCTAcaatgcaaaaattaaaaatttctgatcATTCCTTGTGACTACATTTCCTGTGATAACATTGTATTGTTTAGCAAATTAAATCTTGTTTAGACGAACTATATTGAAAGTATAGAAGGATAATTATTGTGCtatatgataaaaaaaattttaattttcaaaaattatctttaaatagtacaaaaactttattcaaactttaaaagaaactACAGATATTCAAATTTAGTTGACATGCTTGATAGGTCTGCCATCTATGGTGTCTGCTATGTTGAGTACAGACGAAGagcaacattttcaaaaaaaaaaaatggggtGTCGTGATATCGATGATATCCAACATGGCTGTTTTGAGCTCATCGATGGTTTAGAAGTTTGTTTAATAGTTGTTTGGTTTACTATATTGAATTTGTTGATATAATGTATTGAATTGTTTTAGTAAAGATCATAACTGATTTTCAAAACAGTTGTTATACAGCTATTTCCCGAGCGAAACCCATACTCTTATTGGCAAAACATTCAGAGGCGTTCAACCAATTGCTTAAAAATCATTGTTTcgtaaatatgaaataaaacagATTAATAGTAATAGTAAAATAGGTCTTTGAGATGCAAAAACTTGGTTAGTTTAGACGCTTGAGTAACTAAAGTTACCCACCAAGCATTAGGAAATACTGAGTATTATCATGAT
Protein-coding regions in this window:
- the LOC111426061 gene encoding basic helix-loop-helix transcription factor amos-like codes for the protein MFLYRNNYMPMSNETSSDGYASPRVSSPENSYTYTLSSPRNSESSMSSQPYIPNCYKQGDSWSRQQYYGENNNVYLKYEYNKYKREDSNMNSYSQNYYKSNLDNKYSSKNSNKEPKKSVPPQGGLEIMRKRRLAANARERRRMNSLNDAFDRLRDVVPSLGNDRKLSKFETLQMAQTYIAALHELLQRD